Within Cydia fagiglandana chromosome 10, ilCydFagi1.1, whole genome shotgun sequence, the genomic segment tcgtgaacgggtgctgtttgtggagactgcaCGGTTAGCACATGATGGGCGCGACAGTCGACAGGCGAGAAAACGCCGCGACATAGAGCTCTCTCGCGAATCGGTAGCATAAGATCCGCGCGACAACCCGCTCTCCCGCGGACATATGTCAAAGCGACAAAATTTTGTCGCTTGACAGTTCCACGCGGGATACTCTCGAAACTCGTAGCACAAATGCACTTTGGGCGACAAAATATCCCGCGTTTCAACGTCAAAATGAGAGAAACTGTCTTCGAGACATTAAGCTAGCGAGACGCTCTCGACTCAAACAAAAAGTAAGTTTTCCGTGTTTTCTTATTAATTACACACTAggtattgcatttaatattattatgaatCGTTATATTGTTCGTTATATTGTGAATTCGTTACATACCATTGCGTTATAAATGTTATGAATTCAACAAAATTGTATTTCTTTGTATTTTTCAGAATGGCCTTTTTTCTTTTAATCAATGAAGAGATCCGGCAAAGGAAACTTCAGCGGAGGAGGTTGCGGGACGCTAACAACCCCTTCGAGTTGCCGGATCAGGAATTTCAGCATTTATACAGAATAAATAAGGATATGGGCCTGTACCTGATTCGGCAGCTCGAAGGGACATTGGGAGAGACCGCCGCTCACAGCATCCCCGTCCATGTCCAGGTATGATTCCATTACCTTTTTTTACTCCAATTTTGATGTAGGTATAGCTTACTATGATGTCAAACTTATTAGGTGCACCTAACGTCGccctacattaaatttgtaaatggagatacagaaatgtaaaataaccgtctattaaaatctacaattatgtacttactaataaaaaaagaataattaaagaAAGACGGCAATACCCAATAGGTAGTTTAATTTGAAGATCATGTCTAAaagcagtaaataaataaataatttgtgcaGGTTTTATCATCTGTGATGTTCATGGCTGCCGGGAGCTACCAGAGGGGTGTGGGCCAAGACCACAACCTTTGCATGGCTCAGACAACCATGTCCAAATATCTGGGCAGGGTCGTGGATGCGATCAACCGACAGTGAGTAGTAACTTGAACACTGCTTAAGTTGAACAAAATagatttttatataagtacttaactGTATGCAATTTATTTGTAGATTGAAAAATCGGTGGATTGTTTTCCCTGGCACCGAGGCTGGAAGGCAAAATGTGTCCGCCGGATTCCGGGAACAATTCGGAGTCCCGGATGTACTGGGGGCAGTGGATTGCACGCATGTGGCCATATTTCCACCGCCGCGGCCACATGGCGTGCAATTCATAAATAGAAAAGGAATTCACACCCTAAATGTGCAGTTGGTGAGTCAAGTCATCTttaaccaaataaaataaatacctaaactaTTGTAGTTGGTACCTACGCTTTGGAAAGTTCTGAATCTAACATCAAAAAATTTCGTACCTTCCTCAGGTAGCAGACGTGGATtgcaaaatattaaatgttaatGCGCAATTCCCCGGCCGAGTGCATGACACATATATATACCGCCAATCAGTTATTAGAGACGAAATGCGCCGCCTACACGAACAGCGCATAGGGCGTTATTTTCTTTTGGGTatgatttataatttaattacaattatttctttattaacttaaatacaagttgaattgcattacaatatttatttgatatgtataACTACAGGAGATTCCGGCTACCCATTAGAGCCCTGGCTGATGACGCCGGTGTTGCACGCCGACCCACACTCGCCACAGGACCGCTACACGCGCTGGCACTGCCAGGCCCGGAACGTAGTGGAGCGCACCAACGGCTACCTCAAGGGTTCTTTGAGATGCTTGGGGTTGGACAGGCGCCTCCACTACACGCCAGAAAAATCCTGCAGCCTGATTTATGCGTGCTGCACCGTGTATAACATCATGAAGTACTTTGGgtaatatttttatcagtaCCTATAGCTATTTGTAGGTTGAAAATCTCGtacgtacctataatatatttacTACGATTATTTTGCAGGGTCGAGTTGAGGGAAGAGGTAGCAGAGCCAATCGAAGACGAAGATAACTACGGCCAAAATTTTGATGACGCTGCGGCGCTTATGCGCGTAGCAAACGAACGCCGAGAGCGATTAATTATACAGTATTTTTCTTAAGGAAAACTTTCATTTCAGCTACATTATCTAAAACCTTACATCAAGGGTATATCTATGCAAAGTAAAACTATACTTAAATTGTACGCGCCTCtatattattctgtttttagtatttgttgtttagCTAAGTTTTTAGTGCTTACTGAGTGGAGACCATTTCAGCCTCAGATCTTTATCTTTGATATGTCTCTTTGTGTTTTGTATACTTCTTGTTTcacattttatgttatttttttgttatgcaTTTTTTAATGGAATGATGTGTTgcctgaataaatatttttctattctattctaatagtATTCTATTCTAGTATTTGTTGAAATAaatcatcagtgaaaatttcaactgtctagctatcacggttcatgagacagacagacggacggacggacggacagtggagtcttagtaatagagtcccgtttttaccctctgggtacggaaccctaaaaat encodes:
- the LOC134668301 gene encoding putative nuclease HARBI1; this encodes MAFFLLINEEIRQRKLQRRRLRDANNPFELPDQEFQHLYRINKDMGLYLIRQLEGTLGETAAHSIPVHVQVLSSVMFMAAGSYQRGVGQDHNLCMAQTTMSKYLGRVVDAINRQLKNRWIVFPGTEAGRQNVSAGFREQFGVPDVLGAVDCTHVAIFPPPRPHGVQFINRKGIHTLNVQLVADVDCKILNVNAQFPGRVHDTYIYRQSVIRDEMRRLHEQRIGRYFLLGDSGYPLEPWLMTPVLHADPHSPQDRYTRWHCQARNVVERTNGYLKGSLRCLGLDRRLHYTPEKSCSLIYACCTVYNIMKYFGVELREEVAEPIEDEDNYGQNFDDAAALMRVANERRERLIIQYFS